Proteins from one Mesotoga infera genomic window:
- a CDS encoding M24 family metallopeptidase — translation MSRIEQFRSKLAEMGLEGFVLYNHESSNKSSSWYLSGFSGSFSVLVISPVGEYIITDSRYYTQASIETDFKLIPYKSGDELKDLISNILKSDGAGKVGFEEDTISYGLYKRIFENLGVELVPADIILKEMRMVKTPQEIEKIKKAVIVAEEALIETLNYIRPGKSEEDIAAILEHEIRTRGGYLAFDTIVGSGPRSAVVHGKPSDKKLREGEFVLIDYGARVDGYNSDITRTFSLGSPSEEMIKVYEVVYEAQKAAKEAAHAGIIGSDLHEVAASIIRQAGYGEYFGHGLGHSLGMDTHDGSGGASPSNKNPIPAGAVITIEPGIYLPEKFGVRIEDDLYFGEDKTEVLTNLDRELKIL, via the coding sequence ATGTCGAGAATTGAACAATTCAGAAGCAAATTGGCCGAAATGGGACTGGAAGGCTTTGTTCTTTACAACCACGAATCGAGCAACAAATCGAGTTCCTGGTATCTTTCTGGCTTTTCCGGTTCTTTTTCTGTGCTTGTTATCTCCCCGGTGGGCGAGTATATCATCACCGACTCCAGATACTATACCCAGGCTTCGATCGAGACCGATTTCAAATTGATACCCTACAAGAGCGGCGATGAACTCAAGGACTTGATTTCAAACATACTCAAGAGTGACGGCGCTGGAAAGGTGGGTTTTGAAGAGGATACTATCAGTTACGGCCTTTACAAGAGAATCTTCGAGAATCTTGGCGTTGAGCTTGTTCCAGCCGACATTATTTTAAAGGAAATGCGAATGGTTAAGACACCGCAGGAGATAGAGAAAATAAAAAAGGCCGTAATCGTGGCTGAAGAGGCTCTTATAGAAACCCTCAACTATATAAGACCGGGAAAGAGCGAAGAGGATATAGCTGCCATTCTCGAACACGAGATAAGGACGCGCGGTGGTTACCTCGCCTTCGACACCATAGTTGGTAGCGGTCCAAGAAGTGCGGTGGTACATGGTAAGCCTTCAGACAAAAAGCTCCGCGAGGGCGAGTTTGTGCTGATAGATTACGGTGCGAGAGTTGACGGCTACAACTCTGATATCACCAGGACCTTCTCGCTTGGAAGCCCCAGCGAGGAGATGATAAAGGTTTACGAAGTCGTCTATGAGGCCCAGAAAGCGGCAAAAGAGGCCGCACACGCCGGAATTATTGGCAGCGACCTGCACGAAGTGGCCGCTTCGATAATAAGGCAGGCCGGATACGGTGAGTACTTCGGACACGGTCTAGGTCATAGTCTGGGAATGGATACCCACGACGGATCCGGCGGTGCAAGCCCGTCAAATAAAAACCCAATTCCCGCAGGGGCTGTGATTACCATAGAACCGGGAATATATCTACCCGAAAAATTCGGGGTCAGAATTGAGGACGACCTCTATTTTGGAGAAGATAAAACCGAGGTTCTTACTAACCTCGATAGAGAACTCAAGATACTGTAA
- a CDS encoding Asp23/Gls24 family envelope stress response protein has translation MDFEETDLGRIEISEAVIRDIAIHSYIEFLKFDPRESKARKEAKSTVDIDLDEKVDGTKTVKITVNTKIKYGVSIPSYARKMQEKLKNDVESFSGLKVEDVSISIEDVYEEPQKPAIIEEEEPEHEAALPQEAGQAVESPIAEVEIEKEEEKKEKEV, from the coding sequence ATGGATTTCGAAGAAACGGATCTTGGAAGGATAGAGATCTCTGAAGCCGTGATCCGGGATATAGCGATTCACTCCTACATCGAATTCTTGAAGTTCGATCCCAGAGAAAGCAAAGCCAGAAAGGAAGCCAAATCAACCGTAGATATCGATCTGGACGAAAAAGTGGATGGAACGAAAACCGTTAAGATCACCGTGAATACGAAGATCAAATATGGGGTCTCTATTCCTTCTTATGCCAGAAAGATGCAGGAGAAGCTTAAGAACGACGTAGAGAGTTTCAGTGGTCTGAAAGTGGAAGACGTCTCGATAAGTATTGAAGATGTCTACGAAGAACCCCAGAAGCCAGCCATTATCGAAGAGGAAGAGCCCGAGCACGAAGCGGCCCTTCCCCAAGAGGCGGGCCAAGCCGTTGAAAGCCCCATTGCCGAAGTAGAAATTGAGAAAGAAGAGGAAAAGAAAGAGAAAGAGGTATAA
- a CDS encoding Asp23/Gls24 family envelope stress response protein, with protein sequence MQVTTEFGKIDISLQAICSIVKKVVSESYGPVNVGAPQTGFLAKLFGTAEDTRKGIKVTEEIDGTLEIDVDLILEYGVRIPTVVENIQENVFHKLKELTEATNIKVNIHVVGLQD encoded by the coding sequence ATGCAAGTGACTACGGAATTCGGTAAAATCGATATTTCTCTTCAGGCAATCTGCTCAATAGTAAAGAAAGTAGTTTCCGAATCTTATGGACCGGTTAACGTAGGAGCACCACAGACTGGCTTTCTGGCCAAATTGTTTGGAACTGCCGAAGATACAAGAAAGGGAATTAAAGTAACCGAAGAGATCGATGGCACTCTGGAAATCGACGTGGATCTGATCCTCGAATACGGTGTGAGGATTCCTACTGTTGTGGAAAACATACAGGAGAACGTCTTCCATAAACTTAAGGAACTCACGGAAGCCACGAATATCAAAGTGAATATACATGTTGTTGGCTTACAGGATTGA
- the efp gene encoding elongation factor P, with protein MIEVGKLRKGMPLLIDGEIYIVLEANKHSMGRGDGIIRTRMKNLKTALVRQFTFQASEKVEEASLSIRHVQYLYSEGDFFHFMDLETFEQYTIGPDEMGDGLDYLKGNEEVDLQFHEDRPIGVILPNTVVLQVTETAPAYKGDTVSGSGKPAVLETGLKVTVPFFVENGEMIRVDTRTGEYIERA; from the coding sequence ATGATAGAAGTTGGCAAGTTAAGAAAGGGAATGCCTCTACTTATCGATGGAGAGATCTACATCGTTCTAGAGGCTAACAAACACTCCATGGGACGGGGAGATGGAATAATAAGGACACGAATGAAGAACCTGAAGACCGCTCTGGTTAGGCAATTTACTTTTCAGGCCAGTGAAAAGGTCGAAGAGGCTTCACTTTCGATAAGACACGTTCAGTACCTTTATTCCGAAGGGGATTTTTTCCATTTCATGGATCTAGAAACGTTCGAGCAGTACACGATCGGACCCGACGAGATGGGAGACGGTCTCGACTATTTGAAGGGAAATGAAGAGGTAGATCTTCAATTCCACGAAGATAGACCGATCGGAGTGATTCTACCCAACACCGTGGTACTCCAGGTCACCGAAACGGCACCGGCCTACAAAGGCGACACGGTTTCCGGAAGCGGAAAACCGGCCGTTCTGGAGACAGGTTTGAAAGTCACAGTACCATTCTTCGTCGAGAACGGCGAAATGATCAGAGTTGATACGAGAACCGGCGAATATATCGAAAGAGCCTGA
- the dxs gene encoding 1-deoxy-D-xylulose-5-phosphate synthase, translated as MNESPLFRRLKDYTYPQLAMLAEEIRETITSVVATNTGHLASNLGTVELTLALYRVFDPDRDIIIWDTGHQAYTHKILTGRYGSFRSLRKKGGLSGFLKVSESPYDRFGAGHVGTALPAALGMEKSDELFRISRNIIVVAGDGAITSGMALEALNQMKDLGSKIKVIMNDNGMSIGKNVGSLSSAMAEMRLNPFYREIKGDLKNTLETMRLGGLEQFLSKIKSGLKATILGGNVFEDMGLNYIGPVGGHDIQEMETLFNAIKEIDEPFFVHVVTKKGKGLEYAEKNPTRFHSVGKIDPESGEKLFDSAEVSYSDVFGRTLTELASLDPSIVAITAAMPDGTGLSGFMEKFPARFYDLGITEQLCTTFAAGMAISHSKPVFAVYSTFLQRAFDQLAHDVALQDLPVLFAIDRAGIVGQDGPTHNGIFDIAFLSMLPNMRVLSPSSVQELSNMLYTLLLKKGMEHPTAIRYPREAEIISLEEVLSSMKEIDLWKWEEIMHGEGGTILATGSMVSRSYEVALKYGYSLYNCRSIKPLDESTLEYIFGKYDTIVCVEEGIKRGGFGSSIALEAIERGYTGKIDIVAIDDCFSPHGTRDEILSELGLDARGIEKTISKLRGEKNASDYGIR; from the coding sequence ATGAATGAAAGCCCTCTTTTCAGGAGATTGAAGGATTATACATATCCGCAGCTGGCCATGCTAGCCGAAGAGATAAGAGAGACAATAACATCGGTTGTGGCAACAAACACCGGCCATCTCGCCTCGAATCTCGGGACAGTGGAGCTCACCCTGGCCCTTTACAGGGTCTTCGATCCAGATAGAGACATAATAATCTGGGATACGGGCCACCAGGCTTATACCCACAAGATACTAACCGGGCGGTACGGTTCCTTCAGATCTCTCAGAAAAAAGGGCGGTTTGAGCGGCTTTTTGAAAGTATCGGAAAGTCCTTACGATCGTTTTGGCGCCGGTCACGTGGGAACGGCACTCCCCGCGGCACTCGGTATGGAGAAGTCAGACGAGCTCTTCAGAATCTCCAGAAATATTATCGTAGTGGCCGGTGACGGCGCCATTACTTCTGGAATGGCTCTGGAAGCATTGAATCAGATGAAGGATCTCGGTTCTAAAATAAAAGTAATAATGAACGACAACGGCATGAGTATAGGAAAGAATGTAGGCAGTCTTTCATCGGCGATGGCCGAGATGAGACTCAACCCCTTCTACAGAGAGATCAAGGGAGATCTGAAAAACACGCTTGAAACGATGAGGCTCGGCGGCCTGGAGCAATTTCTTTCAAAGATAAAGAGCGGTCTCAAGGCCACCATTCTCGGCGGAAACGTTTTCGAAGATATGGGCTTGAACTATATCGGACCGGTAGGAGGACATGATATTCAGGAGATGGAAACGCTTTTCAACGCGATAAAGGAGATCGATGAACCCTTCTTCGTGCATGTAGTTACGAAAAAAGGAAAGGGACTCGAGTATGCAGAGAAGAATCCAACACGTTTTCACAGCGTAGGAAAGATAGATCCCGAAAGCGGCGAAAAGCTCTTCGACTCGGCGGAGGTATCGTACAGCGATGTTTTTGGAAGAACCCTTACAGAGCTGGCTTCTCTCGATCCTTCGATCGTCGCCATTACTGCTGCTATGCCCGACGGAACGGGATTGTCCGGCTTCATGGAAAAGTTTCCCGCGCGTTTTTACGATCTTGGTATAACGGAGCAACTATGTACGACCTTCGCGGCCGGAATGGCAATCTCGCACAGCAAACCCGTCTTCGCGGTTTATTCTACCTTTCTACAGAGAGCCTTTGACCAGCTTGCTCACGATGTGGCCCTTCAGGATCTGCCGGTGCTTTTCGCGATCGATAGGGCCGGAATAGTTGGTCAGGATGGTCCGACCCATAACGGTATTTTCGATATTGCTTTTCTTTCCATGCTCCCTAACATGAGAGTTCTCTCTCCTTCGAGCGTCCAGGAACTCTCGAATATGCTGTACACCCTTCTTCTGAAGAAGGGTATGGAACATCCCACCGCCATAAGATATCCTAGAGAGGCCGAGATCATCTCTCTAGAGGAAGTTCTATCATCCATGAAAGAGATAGATCTCTGGAAATGGGAAGAGATAATGCACGGCGAAGGAGGTACGATACTGGCTACCGGCTCAATGGTGTCGCGTAGTTATGAGGTCGCTTTGAAATACGGCTACTCGCTTTACAACTGTCGCTCGATAAAACCACTAGACGAAAGCACGCTCGAATACATATTCGGCAAGTACGATACGATCGTCTGCGTCGAAGAGGGAATCAAAAGGGGTGGTTTCGGCTCCAGTATAGCTCTTGAAGCCATCGAACGCGGTTACACAGGTAAAATCGATATTGTGGCTATCGACGATTGTTTCTCGCCCCATGGAACCCGGGACGAGATTCTATCTGAACTGGGACTCGACGCCAGGGGAATAGAGAAAACTATCTCTAAACTGAGAGGTGAAAAAAATGCAAGTGACTACGGAATTCGGTAA
- a CDS encoding DAK2 domain-containing protein, with the protein MKRINGKFFVAAFRKAAERLLANKDEINALNVFPVPDGDTGSNMSAAMIEACEYLDRLKKDDLVSVLESVKTGMLMGARGNSGVILSQIFRGFAEGIGNRKFVSTKAFTEGLIKAKEIAYRSVMKPVEGTMLTVMKVVAETANEHYTELEDFEEYFDEMVKTAFETVEKTPNLLPKLKEAGVVDSGAKGLAYIFEGFQLAIKGELEVDSLIQQMPQAIGSSTERIVEIVREELKYTYCTELIVNLYDSENPEETSDELKAFLEEMGDSIVMVNQDEFIKVHVHTDHPGDIIEKFLHVGFLQKVKIDNMKVQHEHIVDIQTKTSELFGKGKKHGIVVISPGEGLADVLKSLGVDYTVRGGQTMNPSLKDLYEAISHMEPDKVIVLPNNPNIILTAKEAANAVHDENPKKEVYIIPTRTVQEGISAMTVYNDDSDTKELIEEMTQAADAVTPISITYAVRDSSMKGKKIKKGEYIAIGKDGLLGSGKKLDKLVQDSIKAVIGKESNREVVTVFYGSDVSEETAAKLAETLSSNFSDLEFEIHSGGQPYYYYLISIE; encoded by the coding sequence ATGAAACGTATCAACGGCAAGTTCTTTGTCGCCGCCTTCCGGAAAGCCGCTGAACGTCTTCTGGCCAACAAGGATGAAATAAACGCTTTGAATGTCTTTCCCGTTCCAGACGGCGATACAGGTTCAAATATGTCCGCGGCCATGATAGAAGCCTGCGAGTATCTGGACAGGTTGAAAAAGGATGATCTGGTCAGCGTCCTCGAGTCCGTCAAGACCGGGATGTTGATGGGTGCCAGGGGTAACTCCGGTGTAATTCTATCTCAGATATTCAGAGGTTTTGCGGAAGGGATAGGAAACAGAAAGTTCGTAAGTACGAAGGCCTTCACCGAAGGGCTTATAAAGGCGAAGGAAATTGCATACAGGTCTGTCATGAAACCAGTAGAAGGGACCATGTTGACCGTCATGAAAGTCGTGGCTGAAACCGCCAATGAGCATTATACGGAGCTGGAGGATTTCGAAGAGTACTTCGATGAAATGGTGAAGACCGCCTTCGAAACTGTAGAAAAGACACCCAATCTTCTACCGAAACTCAAAGAGGCCGGTGTAGTTGATTCCGGCGCCAAGGGTCTGGCCTATATCTTCGAAGGTTTTCAACTGGCTATAAAAGGAGAGTTAGAAGTCGATAGTCTGATACAGCAGATGCCACAGGCGATAGGCTCTTCGACAGAACGAATAGTGGAAATAGTAAGAGAAGAATTGAAATACACATACTGTACCGAACTGATCGTCAACCTTTATGACAGCGAAAACCCCGAAGAAACTTCCGATGAATTGAAAGCTTTCCTTGAAGAGATGGGAGATTCGATCGTCATGGTCAATCAGGACGAGTTCATAAAGGTCCACGTGCACACCGATCATCCTGGAGACATTATCGAAAAGTTCCTGCACGTAGGTTTTCTCCAAAAGGTGAAGATAGACAACATGAAGGTTCAACATGAACACATTGTAGATATCCAGACGAAGACATCGGAACTCTTCGGAAAGGGCAAGAAACACGGAATAGTTGTCATCTCCCCTGGGGAAGGCCTGGCCGATGTTTTAAAGAGTTTGGGAGTAGATTATACGGTAAGAGGCGGCCAGACCATGAATCCCAGCCTCAAAGATCTGTACGAAGCGATAAGTCACATGGAACCGGACAAGGTCATTGTCCTGCCCAACAACCCCAATATTATACTCACGGCCAAAGAGGCAGCCAACGCTGTTCATGACGAGAATCCCAAAAAGGAAGTGTATATCATTCCGACCCGAACGGTGCAAGAAGGTATCTCGGCCATGACGGTGTACAACGATGATTCCGATACTAAGGAACTGATAGAGGAGATGACGCAGGCGGCCGACGCGGTTACACCTATTTCCATAACCTACGCCGTTCGTGACTCGAGTATGAAAGGCAAAAAAATAAAGAAAGGCGAGTACATCGCCATCGGAAAGGATGGGCTTCTTGGCTCCGGCAAAAAGCTGGACAAGCTCGTACAGGACTCGATAAAAGCGGTTATTGGAAAGGAAAGCAACAGAGAAGTCGTGACGGTGTTCTACGGGTCCGACGTTTCCGAAGAAACGGCAGCAAAGTTGGCCGAGACATTATCTT
- a CDS encoding bifunctional 5,10-methylenetetrahydrofolate dehydrogenase/5,10-methenyltetrahydrofolate cyclohydrolase → MILDGKSVAEKTYSEIREKIEGMVSLPSLVLLCDEPDSSNKTYMKSIVKQGEKLGINVVIENTGEDPIAQVHRMNSDPSIAGVMIMHPLKNADEKSVLAALDPSKDLEGRTVSNLGGIVNDEEFFAPPTAEAVMEMLFQYDINPKGRDVTIVGRSNTVGKPLALLLLKKGVDATVTVCHSRSRDIAEKTFNSDIVVSAVGIAKFLKREMVRPGSIVIDVGINFLDGKLVGDVDYDEVSQIAAAITPVPGGVGSVTTALLFKHYLKSLERMGRIAR, encoded by the coding sequence ATGATACTTGACGGAAAGAGTGTCGCAGAGAAGACATACTCCGAAATAAGAGAAAAGATCGAAGGCATGGTTTCGCTACCTTCACTGGTTCTCCTCTGTGATGAGCCCGATAGTTCGAACAAGACCTACATGAAATCCATAGTGAAACAGGGTGAAAAACTTGGAATCAATGTAGTGATTGAAAACACCGGAGAGGATCCCATCGCTCAGGTACACAGGATGAATTCCGATCCCTCCATTGCCGGTGTGATGATAATGCATCCGCTCAAAAACGCCGACGAAAAATCCGTGCTTGCCGCACTCGATCCTTCGAAGGATCTCGAAGGGCGTACTGTCTCTAATCTCGGGGGAATTGTCAACGATGAAGAGTTTTTCGCTCCTCCGACCGCTGAAGCGGTCATGGAGATGCTTTTTCAGTATGATATCAATCCTAAAGGGCGCGATGTCACGATAGTGGGACGCTCGAACACGGTTGGTAAACCCCTCGCTCTGCTTTTACTTAAGAAAGGTGTCGACGCGACAGTGACGGTCTGTCACTCCAGAAGCAGGGATATTGCCGAGAAAACGTTCAACTCCGATATTGTCGTGAGCGCCGTTGGAATAGCGAAGTTCCTCAAGAGGGAAATGGTAAGGCCCGGTTCCATAGTTATAGATGTCGGAATCAACTTCCTCGATGGAAAACTGGTTGGCGACGTCGATTACGACGAAGTAAGCCAGATCGCGGCCGCTATAACCCCTGTGCCGGGTGGTGTGGGAAGTGTAACCACGGCTTTGCTCTTCAAACATTATTTGAAATCGCTTGAACGTATGGGGAGAATTGCCCGATGA
- a CDS encoding formate--tetrahydrofolate ligase, producing the protein MLTDLEIAQKAELKEISEVASSLSIPEKYIRRYGRNIAKISHHYLEELQEKPDGKLVLVTAISPTSAGEGKTTTSIGLAMALNKIGKKTFVTLREPSVGPVMGIKGGAAGGGYSQVLPMEEINLHFTGDFHAVSQAHNLLSAAIDAHIKFDNKLGIDPAMVFWPRTMDMNDRALREIIVGLGGKSNGYPREESFVITPASEVMAIICLSKDIDDLKERLSRIVVARSKNGGFITAKDLKVHGAMAALLKDVLDPNLVQTIEGTPAFVHGGPFANIAHGTNTIIATKMALKLSDYVITEAGFGADLGAEKFLDFVSPVAGFKPSSVVLVASIRALKINGGASKKEINQENLEALRAGFENLKVHHENLRKYGIPVLVALNEFPSDTEKERELFDSLCSANTISYEVSRVWEKGGDGGIEMAEKLVQLVENGSNNYRPIIDLDMPVEEKIKKLAKEIYRAGKVEFLPEAQAKLKLFKKQGLDRLPVIVAKTQYSITDDEKKLGAPSGYTFNVRNLNLSAGAGFIVAVSGNIMLMPGLGEEFCAQQIDVDKNGKISGLF; encoded by the coding sequence ATGTTAACCGATCTAGAAATAGCTCAAAAAGCGGAACTCAAAGAAATCAGCGAAGTAGCTTCCTCGTTGTCGATACCTGAAAAATACATAAGGCGGTACGGAAGAAACATAGCCAAAATATCCCACCACTATCTTGAAGAGCTGCAAGAAAAACCCGACGGAAAGCTCGTACTAGTTACAGCAATAAGTCCTACCAGCGCGGGTGAGGGAAAAACGACTACCTCGATAGGACTGGCAATGGCACTCAACAAGATAGGGAAAAAGACATTTGTTACTCTGAGAGAACCCTCTGTCGGCCCTGTGATGGGTATAAAAGGCGGTGCCGCAGGAGGAGGTTATTCTCAGGTCCTTCCGATGGAAGAGATAAACCTGCACTTCACTGGCGATTTCCATGCTGTTTCTCAGGCTCACAATCTGCTTTCAGCTGCAATCGACGCGCATATAAAGTTCGACAACAAGCTCGGCATCGATCCCGCAATGGTTTTCTGGCCGAGGACGATGGACATGAACGACCGCGCCCTAAGAGAAATCATCGTCGGTCTCGGCGGGAAGAGCAACGGCTATCCAAGAGAGGAGTCTTTCGTCATAACGCCGGCTTCCGAAGTAATGGCGATAATCTGTCTTTCCAAAGATATCGATGACCTCAAGGAGCGACTGTCTAGAATAGTCGTGGCGAGATCGAAGAATGGCGGCTTCATCACTGCGAAGGATCTCAAAGTCCACGGTGCCATGGCCGCCCTGTTGAAAGATGTGCTCGATCCCAACCTTGTCCAGACCATCGAGGGGACTCCGGCCTTCGTTCATGGCGGTCCTTTCGCCAACATAGCCCACGGGACAAATACAATAATCGCCACCAAGATGGCTTTGAAACTCTCCGATTATGTTATAACAGAGGCTGGCTTCGGCGCCGATCTTGGAGCGGAGAAGTTCCTTGATTTTGTCTCGCCTGTTGCGGGATTTAAACCGTCATCGGTCGTTCTCGTAGCCTCTATTCGCGCCTTGAAAATCAACGGCGGAGCATCGAAAAAAGAAATTAACCAGGAGAATCTCGAAGCGTTGAGGGCTGGCTTCGAAAACCTTAAAGTCCACCACGAAAACCTGAGAAAGTACGGAATACCCGTTCTGGTAGCATTGAATGAATTCCCCAGCGATACGGAAAAGGAAAGGGAGCTTTTTGATTCTCTGTGCAGCGCTAACACCATTTCTTACGAAGTTTCCAGAGTGTGGGAGAAGGGTGGAGATGGTGGAATTGAAATGGCAGAAAAGCTAGTTCAGCTCGTTGAGAATGGCAGCAACAATTACAGGCCGATCATAGATCTCGATATGCCCGTTGAAGAAAAGATAAAGAAACTGGCCAAGGAGATATACAGGGCCGGAAAGGTTGAGTTTTTACCTGAAGCTCAGGCCAAACTCAAGCTGTTCAAGAAGCAGGGACTTGACAGATTACCGGTTATCGTTGCCAAGACACAGTATTCCATAACCGACGATGAGAAGAAGCTGGGAGCTCCATCCGGTTATACTTTCAACGTCAGAAACTTGAATCTCTCTGCTGGAGCAGGTTTCATAGTAGCCGTTTCTGGAAACATAATGTTGATGCCGGGCCTTGGAGAGGAATTCTGCGCCCAGCAAATAGATGTTGATAAAAATGGCAAGATAAGCGGACTATTTTGA
- the nusB gene encoding transcription antitermination factor NusB yields MRKKRKRKRKRYNSTMTGPNKSRRKMREIVFSAIYQFDFTEDVETSSAYLERELSFFAMDMEMKLMTRKYFENILRRREEIDGIIRKHLMNWTFDRLASTDRNVLRLGTYEIVYESAVPIEVTLNEAIDIAKKYGSEQGGKFVNGVLDRIARECAPVAKKDL; encoded by the coding sequence TTGAGAAAGAAGAGGAAAAGAAAGAGAAAGAGGTATAACTCCACAATGACAGGTCCAAACAAAAGCCGGCGGAAGATGCGTGAGATAGTCTTCAGCGCCATATACCAGTTTGATTTCACTGAAGATGTGGAAACTTCTTCTGCCTATCTTGAGAGGGAATTGAGCTTTTTTGCCATGGACATGGAAATGAAGCTAATGACCCGAAAGTATTTCGAAAACATACTTCGAAGAAGGGAGGAGATCGACGGGATAATAAGAAAACATCTGATGAATTGGACTTTCGACAGGCTCGCCTCGACCGACAGAAATGTATTGAGGCTCGGCACTTACGAAATCGTCTATGAAAGTGCGGTGCCGATAGAAGTGACACTGAACGAAGCGATAGACATTGCGAAGAAGTACGGTTCGGAACAAGGAGGAAAATTCGTCAACGGAGTTCTCGATAGGATTGCCAGAGAATGTGCACCTGTCGCAAAAAAAGATTTATAA